In Actinoplanes sp. NBC_00393, a single genomic region encodes these proteins:
- a CDS encoding dipeptide/oligopeptide/nickel ABC transporter permease/ATP-binding protein produces the protein MNLFQRGQGGSALRLTNRPEPSARRQVEKGSPSTSRRLFGRLRSQPMTLIALGFLLLVAVAAVAAPLLAPHDPAATDFDALLQGPSAAHLLGTDDLGRDTFSRLIYGARVALLVAVGSVAVAMLIGVPLGLLLGYRGGWSDRIGSRFLDIADALPGMLLGFAVIAILGRGLGNLMLAIGLIFCGAFARMTRAITLAEREKLYVDAARVAGLRTPEILFRQVLPNLAGPLAVQAAIFLGSAIMVESALSFLGLGLDPSQASWGGMLGAAAEDQATQPFLPFPPGVMIVLTVLAFNLVGDGISAAFAGATPRPVRRRPLPIVKPASGPVETGGVLDLHGVTVVLDRPGDPVPLVQDVSLSLRRGEVIGLLGESGSGKSMLARSALGLLPGGTRLASGSIRFEGREIAGLPEKDLRGIRGRGLAVVFQDPLSALSPVHTIGRQLCEPIRTHFGLSRADARKKAVELLERVGVEDPEQRLDAYPHQFSGGMAQRVGIAMALATEPRVLIADEATSALDVTTQSQVLDLLLDLRDEFDMTILVITHDLGVVAESCDRAAVMYAGQIVEVGDVSDLFERPRHPYTAALLAANPGLDGKADRLPTIPGRVPLAGEWPSGCHFANRCSFAVDRCSTAAIPLDRQVRCVRSEELVLGR, from the coding sequence ATGAACCTTTTTCAACGTGGCCAGGGCGGCAGCGCCTTGCGCCTGACCAACCGCCCGGAACCTTCGGCCCGACGCCAGGTTGAAAAAGGTTCACCGAGTACTTCTCGCAGACTCTTCGGCCGGTTGCGCAGTCAGCCGATGACCCTGATCGCGCTCGGGTTCCTGCTGCTGGTGGCGGTCGCCGCGGTGGCCGCTCCGCTGCTCGCGCCGCACGATCCGGCCGCCACCGACTTCGACGCTCTGCTGCAGGGTCCGTCGGCGGCGCATCTGCTCGGCACCGACGACCTGGGCCGGGACACCTTCAGCCGGCTCATATACGGCGCCCGCGTCGCCCTGCTGGTGGCGGTCGGCTCGGTCGCCGTGGCGATGCTGATCGGTGTGCCGCTCGGCCTGCTGCTCGGCTACCGCGGCGGCTGGTCGGACCGGATCGGCTCCCGCTTCCTGGACATCGCCGACGCCCTGCCGGGCATGCTGCTCGGCTTCGCGGTGATCGCCATCCTCGGCCGCGGTCTGGGCAATCTGATGCTCGCCATCGGGTTGATCTTCTGCGGCGCCTTCGCCCGGATGACCCGGGCGATCACCCTCGCCGAACGGGAGAAGCTCTACGTCGACGCGGCGCGGGTGGCCGGGCTGCGTACGCCGGAGATCCTGTTCCGGCAGGTGCTGCCGAACCTGGCCGGCCCGCTCGCGGTGCAGGCGGCGATCTTCCTGGGCTCGGCGATCATGGTGGAGTCGGCGCTCAGCTTCCTCGGCCTCGGCCTCGACCCCAGCCAGGCCTCCTGGGGCGGGATGCTCGGGGCGGCCGCCGAGGACCAGGCCACCCAGCCGTTCCTGCCCTTCCCGCCGGGCGTGATGATCGTGCTGACCGTGCTCGCGTTCAACCTGGTCGGCGACGGCATCAGCGCGGCTTTCGCCGGCGCCACCCCCCGCCCGGTACGCCGCCGCCCGCTGCCGATCGTCAAGCCCGCGTCCGGTCCGGTGGAGACCGGTGGGGTGCTCGACCTCCACGGCGTCACCGTCGTGCTCGACCGCCCCGGCGACCCGGTCCCCCTGGTCCAGGACGTGTCGCTGAGCCTGCGCCGCGGCGAGGTGATCGGCCTGCTCGGCGAGTCCGGCTCGGGCAAGTCGATGCTGGCCCGCTCCGCGCTCGGCCTGCTGCCGGGCGGCACCCGGCTGGCGTCCGGCTCGATCCGGTTCGAGGGCCGGGAGATCGCCGGGCTGCCGGAGAAGGACCTGCGCGGGATCCGCGGCCGTGGACTGGCCGTGGTCTTCCAGGACCCGCTCTCCGCCCTGTCGCCGGTGCACACCATCGGTAGACAGCTCTGCGAGCCGATCCGTACGCATTTCGGGCTCTCCCGGGCCGACGCCCGGAAGAAGGCGGTCGAACTGCTCGAACGGGTCGGGGTGGAGGACCCGGAGCAGCGGCTCGACGCGTACCCGCATCAGTTCTCCGGCGGCATGGCTCAGCGGGTCGGCATCGCGATGGCCCTGGCCACCGAGCCACGGGTGCTGATCGCCGACGAGGCCACCTCGGCGCTCGACGTGACCACCCAGAGCCAGGTGCTCGACCTGCTGCTGGACCTGCGCGACGAGTTCGACATGACGATCCTGGTGATCACGCACGACCTCGGGGTGGTCGCCGAGTCCTGCGACCGGGCCGCGGTGATGTACGCCGGACAGATCGTCGAGGTCGGTGACGTCTCGGACCTGTTCGAGCGGCCGCGTCATCCGTACACGGCGGCGCTGCTGGCCGCCAACCCCGGCCTCGACGGCAAGGCGGACCGGCTTCCGACCATTCCCGGCCGGGTTCCGCTCGCCGGGGAGTGGCCCTCGGGCTGCCATTTCGCGAACCGGTGCTCGTTCGCGGTCGACCGGTGCTCGACCGCGGCGATTCCCCTGGATCGGCAGGTGCGCTGCGTGCGCTCGGAAGAATTGGTGCTGGGCCGATGA
- a CDS encoding ABC transporter substrate-binding protein: MEFSTKRALAVPAVVAALLTVTACSGSDSNESTTAATNATLRVNWGGFPESWAPGAEGEAGYTRVPYENLVEVVKGEVKPVLAESWEQTDTALTLKLRQGVTFHDGTPFNAEAVKVNLETVRDAPGPYAGPLKVIKSIDAVDETTVKLNLAEPTPSMLTTLSTRATPMASPKAIADKSIAQTPVGTGPWAYDAASSTAGTRMTFKFYDKYWGGADAVGFKTIALYAIPDDNQAVGALSSGEIDLSDVEPSAVDRLKGSPGMETLMYPAIRNNPLFFDRGPGGVFEDVNVRRAACYALDTATYVKVEPDMAVRTQHFAEGEPGHNPAVTGYQHDLTQAKSLAGGKQVSFEVLAAPFTQKQNEVYASQLSELGWDVKVQVAPPPQWASTWNSGKYPFGLGANDELTPFDWYKAWFAADAPGNPSKVESPALKAAADKAIAAGATPEANALWAEVTKVIADEALTCGHVVGQETLAWNSAKVTGIAAPANAWEPNLVNYRDLKPAGA; this comes from the coding sequence TGCGGGTCAACTGGGGCGGCTTCCCGGAGAGCTGGGCCCCCGGCGCCGAGGGTGAGGCCGGGTACACCCGGGTCCCCTACGAGAACCTCGTCGAGGTCGTGAAGGGCGAGGTCAAGCCGGTGCTGGCCGAGTCCTGGGAGCAGACCGACACGGCGCTGACCCTGAAGCTGCGCCAGGGCGTCACCTTCCACGACGGCACCCCGTTCAACGCCGAGGCCGTCAAGGTCAACCTGGAGACGGTCCGGGACGCGCCCGGTCCGTACGCCGGCCCGCTCAAGGTGATCAAGTCGATCGACGCGGTCGACGAGACCACGGTGAAGCTGAACCTGGCCGAGCCGACGCCCTCGATGCTGACCACCCTGTCCACCCGGGCCACCCCGATGGCCAGCCCGAAGGCGATCGCCGACAAGTCGATCGCGCAGACGCCGGTGGGCACCGGCCCGTGGGCGTACGACGCCGCGTCGTCCACCGCGGGCACCCGGATGACCTTCAAGTTCTACGACAAGTACTGGGGCGGGGCGGACGCCGTCGGCTTCAAGACCATCGCCCTGTACGCGATCCCGGACGACAACCAGGCGGTCGGCGCCCTCTCCAGCGGCGAGATCGACCTGAGTGACGTGGAGCCGAGCGCGGTCGACCGGCTCAAGGGCTCGCCCGGCATGGAGACGCTGATGTACCCGGCGATCCGCAACAACCCGCTCTTCTTCGACCGGGGCCCGGGCGGCGTCTTCGAGGACGTGAACGTGCGCCGGGCGGCCTGTTACGCGCTCGACACCGCGACCTACGTCAAGGTCGAACCGGACATGGCGGTCCGCACACAGCACTTCGCCGAGGGCGAGCCCGGCCACAACCCCGCGGTCACCGGTTACCAGCACGACCTGACCCAGGCGAAGAGCCTGGCCGGCGGCAAGCAGGTGAGCTTCGAGGTGCTCGCCGCGCCGTTCACGCAGAAGCAGAACGAGGTGTACGCCAGCCAGCTCTCCGAACTCGGCTGGGACGTCAAGGTGCAGGTGGCCCCGCCGCCGCAGTGGGCGTCGACCTGGAACAGCGGCAAGTACCCGTTCGGTCTGGGCGCCAACGACGAGCTGACCCCGTTCGACTGGTACAAGGCCTGGTTCGCCGCCGACGCGCCCGGCAACCCGTCGAAGGTCGAGAGCCCGGCCCTGAAGGCGGCCGCCGACAAGGCCATCGCCGCCGGCGCCACCCCCGAGGCGAACGCGCTCTGGGCCGAGGTCACCAAGGTGATCGCGGACGAGGCGCTGACCTGCGGGCACGTCGTCGGCCAGGAGACCCTGGCGTGGAACAGCGCCAAGGTCACCGGCATCGCCGCACCGGCCAACGCGTGGGAGCCGAACCTGGTCAACTACCGCGACCTGAAGCCGGCCGGGGCCTGA
- a CDS encoding ABC transporter permease has protein sequence MARLIAYRLALALPQLAAVSLVVFLLTYLIPGSPAAAILGTQANPESIAQLEAQLGLDQSPLVRLGEWFSGAVAGDLGTSIRSALPVTDLLLTRLPATLSLALGGMVVATVAGIGLGVLAGVRPGGPRDRVITAGTSVGLAVPEFWFGLILSLIFAVQLGWVPVIGYTPLTDDPAAWLRGLILPSIALGIGAAALIARQTRGAMAEALASRYVDTLTAAGVPRRRIIGYAFKNAMVPVLATMGITFRILFATSLVVEVVFAFPGIGNLLLTSVIGKDFPVVQGGVLIIAALVIAVNLLIDVGYGLLNPRVRPQ, from the coding sequence GTGGCCCGGCTCATCGCGTACCGCCTGGCCCTGGCCCTCCCGCAGCTCGCCGCGGTCTCCCTGGTGGTCTTCCTGCTGACCTACCTGATCCCGGGGAGCCCGGCGGCCGCGATCCTCGGCACACAGGCCAACCCGGAGAGCATCGCGCAGCTGGAGGCCCAGCTCGGCCTGGACCAGTCCCCGCTGGTCCGGCTGGGCGAGTGGTTCAGCGGCGCGGTCGCCGGGGACCTGGGCACGTCGATCCGGTCGGCGCTGCCGGTGACCGATCTGCTGCTGACCCGGCTGCCGGCGACGCTGTCTCTGGCCCTCGGCGGAATGGTGGTCGCGACGGTCGCCGGGATCGGACTGGGCGTGCTCGCCGGTGTCCGGCCCGGCGGCCCCCGGGACCGGGTCATCACCGCCGGAACGTCGGTCGGTCTGGCCGTACCGGAATTCTGGTTCGGCCTGATCCTGTCCCTGATCTTCGCGGTGCAGCTGGGGTGGGTCCCGGTGATCGGCTACACGCCGCTCACCGACGACCCGGCGGCCTGGCTGCGCGGCCTGATCCTGCCGTCGATCGCGCTGGGCATCGGCGCGGCCGCGCTGATCGCGCGGCAGACGCGCGGCGCCATGGCCGAGGCCCTGGCCTCGCGCTACGTCGACACGCTCACGGCCGCCGGTGTCCCCCGCCGGCGGATCATCGGGTACGCCTTCAAGAACGCGATGGTCCCGGTGCTCGCCACGATGGGGATCACGTTCCGCATCCTCTTCGCGACCAGCCTGGTCGTGGAGGTGGTCTTCGCCTTCCCCGGCATCGGGAACCTGCTGCTGACCAGCGTCATCGGCAAGGACTTCCCGGTCGTCCAGGGCGGCGTCCTGATCATCGCCGCGCTGGTGATCGCGGTGAACCTGCTCATCGACGTGGGCTACGGCCTGCTCAACCCCCGGGTGCGTCCACAATGA